The Saccharomonospora cyanea NA-134 genome includes a region encoding these proteins:
- a CDS encoding LysE family translocator — translation MPTSAEWVVFLGTAALFALSPGPGVLYVLARSLRGGRTEGVRSVFGNALGASVHVVAAALGLSALLAASTVAFTVVKIAGAAYLVYLGVQAIVRRGDDGEVDSDGGAKRWARSPLAQGMIAELLNPKTALYFMALLPHFVHPETAPAPLVFALLGFIAVAMAALVDLAVAVFAGGLSGRLVNNPRWRVRQRVAAGLSMIGLGGFVAVAE, via the coding sequence GTGCCCACCTCAGCGGAGTGGGTCGTCTTCCTGGGCACGGCGGCGCTGTTCGCGCTGAGTCCCGGACCCGGCGTGCTCTACGTGCTCGCCCGCAGCCTGCGGGGTGGCCGCACCGAGGGCGTGCGCTCGGTGTTCGGCAACGCGCTCGGCGCCTCCGTCCACGTGGTCGCGGCGGCGCTGGGGCTCTCGGCCCTGCTGGCGGCGTCCACCGTCGCGTTCACGGTCGTCAAGATCGCCGGCGCGGCGTACCTGGTGTACCTCGGCGTGCAGGCGATCGTGCGGCGGGGCGACGACGGTGAGGTCGACTCGGACGGCGGCGCGAAGCGCTGGGCGAGGTCCCCGCTCGCCCAGGGCATGATCGCCGAGCTGCTCAACCCGAAGACCGCGCTGTACTTCATGGCGCTGCTGCCGCACTTCGTGCATCCCGAGACGGCGCCCGCTCCGCTCGTGTTCGCACTGCTCGGCTTCATCGCGGTGGCCATGGCCGCTCTCGTCGACCTGGCCGTCGCGGTGTTCGCCGGGGGGCTGTCCGGGCGGCTCGTGAACAACCCGCGGTGGCGGGTGCGCCAGCGGGTGGCCGCCGGGCTCAGCATGATCGGACTGGGCGGCTTCGTCGCGGTCGCCGAGTAG